From Ipomoea triloba cultivar NCNSP0323 chromosome 5, ASM357664v1, the proteins below share one genomic window:
- the LOC116019996 gene encoding actin-related protein 5 isoform X1, translating into MPFISKIQRQSDYSFFPSSCPIVIDNGASYFRIGWAGESDPRVIFRNIVQRPRHKTTGETVTIVGDHNPALLKYFDCTRSGPRSAFDNNVVYQFEIMEYILDFGFDRLGADQSQINHPVLITECACNPVQSRSKMAELLFESYGVPSIAFGVDAAFSYKYNQQLGICDKDGLVISSGFNTSHVIPFVNGEPLYEACCRTNVGGYHVTNYLKQLLSLKYPHHMPKLTWEKVEDLKMEHCYIAADYASEVRLFQKGNKEAEEKTRCWQLPWTPTPVEEPPSEEEIARKTALKEKQSQRLREMAEAKRSSRINELENEVKGFEHLLKELNHVEEDDIPSFVASRGYASKREIESALSKATQSLRKAKGEQVPNDDKVDSSSAEKYYLIDVPDDQLSAEQLREKRKQVFMKATTEARERAKQKRMEEELEREREKKLEEEKRLENPERYLEQLRTKYNELLAKIEQRKRQKTNGDNANGNHNVSGGVGRGERLSAQQRERMRLLTTAAFDRGKGEDTFGQKDEDWQLYKLMSRDNDDDDDEKPDPDESELARISSRLQEIDPKFFAKSESGSSVSEAPRFRPLTKEDFQIILGVERFRCPEVLFSPNVIGIDQAGLDEMVGVCLRRMSSREQALEERMTNSILMTGGSCLYPGMAERLEAGIRMIRPCGTPIRVLRASDPILDAWRGAASYAAGMHFPHQTFSRMDYYEKGEDWLRRYQFGYTL; encoded by the exons ATGCCGTTCATATCCAAGATACAAAGACAATCAGATTACAGCTTCTTCCCTTCTAGTTGCCCCATCGTCATCGACAATGGTGCCTCCTATTTCCGGATTGG ATGGGCTGGAGAGAGTGACCCCCGTGTTATCTTCCGAAACATTGTCCAAAGGCCTCGCCATAAAACTACGG GTGAAACTGTCACTATTGTTGGTGATCATAATCCTGCACtattgaaatattttgattGTACGCGATCAGGCCCTCGCTCAGCATTTGATAACAATGTTGTTTATCAATTTGAGATAATGGAATAT ATTCTTGACTTCGGGTTTGATCGATTAGGTGCAGATCAGTCACAG ATCAACCATCCTGTTTTAATTACCGAGTGTGCTTGCAATCCAGTCCAATCTCGCAGTAAAATGGCAGAGTTGCTTTTCGAGTCCTATGGAGTACCCTCAATAG CATTTGGTGTAGATGCTGCTTTCAGTTATAAATATAATCAACAGCTTGGGATTTGTGATAAAGATGGCCTTGTAATCTCCTCAGGGTTTAATACAAGCCATGTTATCCCG TTTGTCAATGGAGAACCTCTGTATGAAGCATGCTGCCGAACAAACGTTGGTGGATACCATGTCACTAATTATTTAAAGCAACTTCTTTCACTTAAATATCCTCATCACAT GCCTAAGCTTACATGGGAGAaggttgaagacttgaagatggAACACTGTTACATTGCAGCAGATTATGCTTCAGAGGTTCGACTATTTCAG AAAGGTAATAAGGAAGCTGAAGAAAAAACTAGGTGTTGGCAGCTTCCTTGGACTCCAACACCGGTCGAGGAGCCCCCatcagaagaagaaattgcTAGAAAAACCGctttaaaagagaaacaaaGTCAAAGGTTGCGGGAGATGGCGGAAGCAAAGAGATCCTCTAGAATAAATGAACTTGAAAATGAAGTAAAAGGTTTTGAACACCTCTTAAAGGAGCTCAACCATGTCGAGGAGGATGATATACCTTCTTTTGTTGCAAGCAGGGGCTATGCCTCTAAACGAGAAATAGAATCTGCGCTTTCAAAAGCAACTCAGTCTCTAAGAAAAGCTAAGGGTGAGCAAGTTCCGAATGATGACAAAGTTGACTCTTCCTCAGCTGAAAAATATTACCTCATTGACGTTCCTGATGATCAGCTTTCAGCTGAGCAG CTCAGGGAGAAAAGGAAGCAGGTCTTTATGAAGGCAACCACTGAGGCCCGGGAACGAGCTAAACAGAAGCGTATGGAAGAGGAATTAGAAAGAGAAAGGGAGAAGAAACTAGAGGAAGAAAAGCGCTT AGAAAACCCAGAGCGTTATTTGGAGCAGTTGCGTACTAAATACAATGAGCTTTTGGCGAAAATTGAGCAACGAAAGCGGCAGAAGACAAATGGTGATAATGCAAATGGAAATCATAATGTCTCTGGGGGTGTTGGGCGGGGTGAGAGATTGAGTGCACAGCAAAGGGAGAGGATGCGCCTACTAACAACAGCAGCATTTGATCGAGGGAAGGGTGAAGATACTTTTGGTCAGAAAGATGAAGATTGGCAACTTTACAAGCTAATGAGCAGAGATaatgatgacgatgatgatgagaaGCCAGATCCAGATGAATCAGAGTTGGCTCGCATCTCTTCTAGACTTCAA GAGATAGACCCAAAATTTTTCGCAAAGTCTGAATCAGGGTCCTCCGTATCAGAGGCACCCCGTTTTCGTCCTCTCACAAAGGAGGATTTCCAGATTATTCTTGGAGTGGAAAGATTTCGGTGCCCTGAAGTTCTATTTAGCCCCAATGTAATCGGGATTGACCAGGCAGGGTTGGATGAAATGGTTGGTGTGTGCTTAAGGAGGATGTCATCTAGGGAGCAAGCCTTGGAGGAGAGAATGACGAATTCAATCCTTATGACTGGTGGGAGCTGTCTCTACCCGGGCATGGCTGAGCGCTTGGAAGCTGGAATTCGAATGATAAGGCCATGTGGAACGCCTATACGAGTTCTCAGAGCATCAGATCCAATTCTCGATGCTTGGCGAGGTGCTGCTTCTTATGCTGCTGGTATGCATTTTCCACATCAGACATTCAGTAGGATGGACTACTACGAAAAGGGTGAAGATTGGCTTCGCAGATACCAATTTGGATACACTCTCTAA
- the LOC116019996 gene encoding actin-related protein 5 isoform X2, producing the protein MAELLFESYGVPSIAFGVDAAFSYKYNQQLGICDKDGLVISSGFNTSHVIPFVNGEPLYEACCRTNVGGYHVTNYLKQLLSLKYPHHMPKLTWEKVEDLKMEHCYIAADYASEVRLFQKGNKEAEEKTRCWQLPWTPTPVEEPPSEEEIARKTALKEKQSQRLREMAEAKRSSRINELENEVKGFEHLLKELNHVEEDDIPSFVASRGYASKREIESALSKATQSLRKAKGEQVPNDDKVDSSSAEKYYLIDVPDDQLSAEQLREKRKQVFMKATTEARERAKQKRMEEELEREREKKLEEEKRLENPERYLEQLRTKYNELLAKIEQRKRQKTNGDNANGNHNVSGGVGRGERLSAQQRERMRLLTTAAFDRGKGEDTFGQKDEDWQLYKLMSRDNDDDDDEKPDPDESELARISSRLQEIDPKFFAKSESGSSVSEAPRFRPLTKEDFQIILGVERFRCPEVLFSPNVIGIDQAGLDEMVGVCLRRMSSREQALEERMTNSILMTGGSCLYPGMAERLEAGIRMIRPCGTPIRVLRASDPILDAWRGAASYAAGMHFPHQTFSRMDYYEKGEDWLRRYQFGYTL; encoded by the exons ATGGCAGAGTTGCTTTTCGAGTCCTATGGAGTACCCTCAATAG CATTTGGTGTAGATGCTGCTTTCAGTTATAAATATAATCAACAGCTTGGGATTTGTGATAAAGATGGCCTTGTAATCTCCTCAGGGTTTAATACAAGCCATGTTATCCCG TTTGTCAATGGAGAACCTCTGTATGAAGCATGCTGCCGAACAAACGTTGGTGGATACCATGTCACTAATTATTTAAAGCAACTTCTTTCACTTAAATATCCTCATCACAT GCCTAAGCTTACATGGGAGAaggttgaagacttgaagatggAACACTGTTACATTGCAGCAGATTATGCTTCAGAGGTTCGACTATTTCAG AAAGGTAATAAGGAAGCTGAAGAAAAAACTAGGTGTTGGCAGCTTCCTTGGACTCCAACACCGGTCGAGGAGCCCCCatcagaagaagaaattgcTAGAAAAACCGctttaaaagagaaacaaaGTCAAAGGTTGCGGGAGATGGCGGAAGCAAAGAGATCCTCTAGAATAAATGAACTTGAAAATGAAGTAAAAGGTTTTGAACACCTCTTAAAGGAGCTCAACCATGTCGAGGAGGATGATATACCTTCTTTTGTTGCAAGCAGGGGCTATGCCTCTAAACGAGAAATAGAATCTGCGCTTTCAAAAGCAACTCAGTCTCTAAGAAAAGCTAAGGGTGAGCAAGTTCCGAATGATGACAAAGTTGACTCTTCCTCAGCTGAAAAATATTACCTCATTGACGTTCCTGATGATCAGCTTTCAGCTGAGCAG CTCAGGGAGAAAAGGAAGCAGGTCTTTATGAAGGCAACCACTGAGGCCCGGGAACGAGCTAAACAGAAGCGTATGGAAGAGGAATTAGAAAGAGAAAGGGAGAAGAAACTAGAGGAAGAAAAGCGCTT AGAAAACCCAGAGCGTTATTTGGAGCAGTTGCGTACTAAATACAATGAGCTTTTGGCGAAAATTGAGCAACGAAAGCGGCAGAAGACAAATGGTGATAATGCAAATGGAAATCATAATGTCTCTGGGGGTGTTGGGCGGGGTGAGAGATTGAGTGCACAGCAAAGGGAGAGGATGCGCCTACTAACAACAGCAGCATTTGATCGAGGGAAGGGTGAAGATACTTTTGGTCAGAAAGATGAAGATTGGCAACTTTACAAGCTAATGAGCAGAGATaatgatgacgatgatgatgagaaGCCAGATCCAGATGAATCAGAGTTGGCTCGCATCTCTTCTAGACTTCAA GAGATAGACCCAAAATTTTTCGCAAAGTCTGAATCAGGGTCCTCCGTATCAGAGGCACCCCGTTTTCGTCCTCTCACAAAGGAGGATTTCCAGATTATTCTTGGAGTGGAAAGATTTCGGTGCCCTGAAGTTCTATTTAGCCCCAATGTAATCGGGATTGACCAGGCAGGGTTGGATGAAATGGTTGGTGTGTGCTTAAGGAGGATGTCATCTAGGGAGCAAGCCTTGGAGGAGAGAATGACGAATTCAATCCTTATGACTGGTGGGAGCTGTCTCTACCCGGGCATGGCTGAGCGCTTGGAAGCTGGAATTCGAATGATAAGGCCATGTGGAACGCCTATACGAGTTCTCAGAGCATCAGATCCAATTCTCGATGCTTGGCGAGGTGCTGCTTCTTATGCTGCTGGTATGCATTTTCCACATCAGACATTCAGTAGGATGGACTACTACGAAAAGGGTGAAGATTGGCTTCGCAGATACCAATTTGGATACACTCTCTAA